The genomic interval tgagtgcttgtactATAgttatatcaatgcagtaccaatgTAAGGcgatctcctttctccagtactatatttagtaccttggttacccggtggatactatgtatctggTGTAACAACAAAACggtttaccacggggaattagaacagaataccaagttctttggctagaggtttgttacgttccgtacagttgtaggtaaaaggtacgttagagacttagactagcgttggagcgAGGTCTCTCGCCGTAATGGATAGAAAAAGAGTCGCACCCCAACCTGCCGAATCAGGCAGAAGAAGGGAGAGCGGGGAGTGCTTTCAGCAATGCTGTGCGATGAGGGAGGTGAGGGAGCTACACTGGATTATCAGTGCTGCAAGATAGCGTAGCCGCAAATGTAAGTCACCGGTAACACCAGAAGCACACCTCATCATTCCATCCGCAAGTCCGAAATTTTCAGAGGACGTCGGCGAATGGAGAAACCAAAGACGGAAGCAGCGACCAAGTGGTGACTAATTGTATGCCGTCGGCGAAAAAGAGACATCTGAGCCGAATGAAGCTCGACCGTAGGTATAAGTGCGACATCGACTTTGGAAGGCTGTAGGCAAAGACTACGTAGCGCAAGTCAGGTGAAAGATGTGCGATCGCTGggcgctctcttctctcggAAGCGCGATGTGGCGGCACCGACATTCTCTTCTTGTGCTGTCTACATCCCGTGGAGGGGTTGAGCAGGCCCCATTCCTGCGTCTACCCAAGCCTCCACTTTGTTGACGCGAAGCTTGGAAGGGAGACGTCGTCGCGCGTTCGTACGAAGGCTCGAGCCTGGCGCAGCCCCTATCTCAGGAGAGCCCCTGCTGTGAGTTTTAAATTCGGCAgcagcctcgtcgtctgtgAATGAGCAACCGCCCAGTCGTCCCTGTCACCCAGTGCCGGCGCAAGCTCAATTCAAGCCGACGGTTTGGCTAGTGACAGACAATGATGCGCCCTTACTTGCTGGGATGTGCTTCACTGCACCGCGCAGCTTCGTGTTAGATCGCGTCCCCAAGCATTTTCAAGCTGAGTTCTGGCTAGTCTCCCCAGACGGCGCGACGGGCTCTCTCAACGAAGCAAGACGCAGCACGAGACCTTGCGGTAGCAGCCGAACCAGAATACCGCGTGTGTAGACATGGATCTCAGGCGGACTCAACGTGCGTCTGCCATATGCAACCTGAAGACGGGGGTACAACAGTACAACAGAACACCATTACTGTCATGCTGTGCGCAGGCCGTCGGTCTTTCGGACTGTGGGTGGTCTGCTTCCCCTCACTACAGAATGAAAATGACTCTCACGCTCTTTGGCTGCGCGTGCCTCGGCTTCAAAATTGTCTCGCTGGTGGCTGTGCAGCGCGGCCGAGAGTTCGCAGGTGAATCCCTCCCGCCGCGTTTCCGTTCGAGGCCTATCTGGTGAAGGGGTGTCGTCGTCCGTCTTCGCATGCACTGTCCCGACTACACTACGTGAAGCATTCCGTGGTCAGCCATTTCACGCTTCCTGGCCGAATATTGGCGGATTCGGGACACTGCGGCGCATCCACGCTGACGCAAAGACATGCGTCCTGCTTTGCTGTGGGAGGCTTTCGTACCTTATCCAGTTAAGCTTCCAGGTCTCCGGGGATTTGTCGCACATTCGCGCAGAAGATGTTTTCGCCAGGCAGAGGGAGCAGGAGGAACTGCTTCTCGGCAGAAGTAGCACTGGCGATGATCCGGACGCAACGGCGCTGGTTTATAGGCCGAGACACAAAAAGCGCAAAGAACGTAAAAACCGGATACCTCTTGGGTTTCTGGGAAGTACATCGGTCTTTTGATTCGTGTGCAGTACAGAGTTCTGGGTTTTCTTGTTTTACCGCAAACCCCCGGGGTGAAGGCGTCGTTCTCCTGGGTTCCTGCGTGTTGCACAGCAGCTACCCGGGTGCTTGTTCGATGCATTCCTCAATGCAGCACACGCAGTCGTGCGGGAAGgcccagagagaggcgatcCCAAACGCCACCGACCAATAAAGAGTGAGAGGGTACTACAGTCGGGAATGCCGAGCGCAAACAGTTGGCAACGAGAAACGAAACTGCGCCGTCCAGGGCATggactgcggaggcggctggGCTGCCGCTCTGGGTGTTTCGAGCGGCCCAAATGAAACAGACAGCGAGGAGCGGCCACACGCGACGAGGCACACCGTGGAGACAAAGAGGCGTGCGGGACACTGGCTTCTTTTGAAGCTCGCCTGCCTCATAGTCTCGCAGTCGTGTGAGTGTTGGTTCCTATTCGCGGTGCGCAAGCATTCTGCACGAATCCGCCTTGAGCCCGTGAGCCACACCTCGGGAGCAAACACAGAATAAAACAAAGAGCGCGGGAAGTAGagctcgacgacgcggagcctCTGTGTGTGCGATCTGACCTCGACAGCCCAGCTGTTTGTGCCCTGCCAACTGGGCCTTCAAGAGAATCGTTTggcacgcgctgcagcggacgTAGGACGAAGTCTTGGGGCACTCCGAGAGGAAATGGTCAGAGAGGAAAGATACCTGCAGGGACGCGAAGGCACGCCCGCAAAGCGGCCCACCCGAGCGCGGAAAGGAGAGACGTTTGGAACTTGACGCAGCGAGACTGACGCGCCTCAGCCGTGTCGCTGCTTCGAAGGAGACAATGCATCTGGGGTTATTGAAACTCCAGCTCATGTTTTGAGTCcgtgcgaggccgcgcgtccgccggaTGCATAGCGAAGCGACCAGGGAGCCGTCTGCGTGCATTTCAAAAGAGCGCGTGCAGCATTCCATATCACAAGCCTGCGTGAGACTGCGGCAGGTGCCACACGGAGATAGACGGCTGATTCGTTGCCATGGTTTGCCAGAAAAACAGACGCCGGAAGAGTAGGCGAAAGCATCGCCGCAGGAGCGTCTCGAGAGGAGATCAAAGTGCCGTGGCCGCAGCGAAAGGCCTCAGAAGCGTGCTTGCCTCAACAATGCTTCGGCAGTGCGGACACGAGGTCAGCATCGGGCACTGATTCAGGAAATGGGTGTCTTTTCCAGATTGACTCGCAAGCAGCGGCCCATGCTCCAAACAGAACTCGCATACGCCTTGAGGAGCCTGCACAGGAAAAGTCGCACAAAGGGCCTAAGGTAACGCCAGCCTTCCTAGCTCCCAGCAACGCCTCGCCACTAGCGTAAATTTATGCCTCTCAATGCGAAACCTGCCAGCAGAAAGGCCAAGAGGCTGTGACGGCAGAAACGCTACACGCATTCCGGCACTACTCACGTCGAACTCCAGGGCAAGAGATCGTATGCTGCGGGTGCTAAAAGCGCAGCCCGGCCGGCACCATGCCTGAACAGTTGGTGAGAATCGCTGGATATACAGAGCTCCCCGCAGGTCACCTTTCGTGCATCGTTCGAGACAGAAAAGCGGCAACGCATTGCTCCATTTGAATCCCCAACAGCCTCGCAAAAGCTCAGCCTCCCGCAggtcgctctgcgcctgcggtaCTTGTGACCAGCTTGTGACTCTCTACGCAGGCCCGATGAGACAGATTGGAGGGCAAGCTCGAACATCGGACTCGACGCATCAACACGAGAGATACTACTATccttaatgcacttaacacGATGGTGTCGAAGAGCACGGGAGAAGTTGGATCcagtaaacaaagacattcGAGATCTAACCCAGAGCTTCGTAGATGTAGCCTTTCTTGGACGGCCACTGCTGCACTCGGTTGCCTGTCTCTACACGCTGGCGCTCCTGGCAAAAACGAGGCGAGTGTCGCAGCTGATGTGGGGATGCAAATGTCTGTGTAACGTAGTTACAGCCTAGCGATGAGATTTGGTGCGACACGCCACGACCGCCTGATGGGCGAAGACGGGCAAATGCGAAGTGGAAACGCATCGAGCGGACCGAACGAGGCTCAGGACGAGCGCAACGACACGCAACAAGCGGAGGCCTTACGTCCCCTTTGgttgcttcttcgtcttccaaACCCTCGGCTGTGGATTTTTGTTCGGCTGCAgactgcggcgtctccttcccgCTGGCTTGCTCCGCAGGTTCCTTGtgccttttctttttcgtGGTCGGAGACTCTCGCGCATCTGTCTTTGCATTCGTCGGGGAGCGCTTGTCAGaagcgccggaggccgcgggcgggtGTGCGGCCCCCGGCAACGCAGGCGGGGGCAGCTCAGAGTGCTCCAGGCGGTCGACTTCGGCGGCAATCATCTGCGAGAACGATCCGCATACCTCGACAGAGAGAAACGAACTCAaggagaggcggccgcgcagccacgCCACAGCCGGGAGACGTGGGCGGAAATCACCCTCTtgccctaaaccctaattcctgggagacgcagaggggggGCGCCCCGAACAGAAATGCCAACGCAGTAGAGCCTCCCACAGCCCGCCAGAGAGAGCGTGCTCCAGCACGCGAGGCGTGTTTACGCCGTCGCGCGTAGGTCCTCCCTCGTGTGCTCACGTCTCTTTGCTTGGGGCGCAGCGTGTCCATGAACTGTTTGATTTTCGCCTGCGACCAAGCgtgaggcagctgcagaatAAGGAGCGCCGTTATTTGAACCGCCGACGCCCGAATGTCGCCTGACGGCGACTGAAACAACTCGCGCAAGAGCCCaagaagcggcgcgagaggcaggccgCCGGGCGCCAGAGGCTCGACGAGGCAGAACGCAGCAAGCAGCGAAACCAGAAGCTGGAGGAGCTGGACTGTTGACCTGAAAAAACGTCAGCGAGTCGGCAGAGTCGCAGCCACAGACGCAACCCGAGTTCTTACACAACGCGCATGCCCACTTTGGCTTCCCATATCATATATATCGAGTCTAGATACACATCGCCTCGAACGCCTGGCGCTTGTGTTCTTGCCTTGACTGCGCCACGAGGTggaggagcgacggcgagggaaTTGAGAGCGCATGCTTGGAGCGAGCTTAACGGAAAAACCAACACACGCCGTACAAGAGAGGTAGAAATCTGAAGTACAGTTGTGTGGTGGTGTTAGTTCTTGACGGGAGTGGACGAGTCCACCGACTGCTTGCGTGATCATCCGAACGACCCAGGTCGGCACCGCTGCCTCTACGTCGCACCATCGCCTTCGTTTAGATCGCCTCTCACAGTGAAGTGTCAAACCGCCGCTGCCCGGCTCGCTGCACCTCTGATGTgtccgcctgcgccctccgccccATCGTCTCGCCTCCGTGTGTCTTTTGGTCGTTTGCGTGAGCGCAAGACATGACCCCCCAGGACTTGTTTCGGCTCGCAGCGTCCTCCTACTTCTGCTGCATTGGGATCGCATGACCgctgccctgcggcgcctttgCGCCcggtcgctgctgctgccgcgcgtctgcgcgggcgatagccgctcctctgcctcctcgccctcttcgtccttTTGCTTCGAtcgctctccgcttctcgctgtctgctgcctcgatatcgcctgcggcgtctgcgcccgcgcctcgccgagcTCCACCGGCCGCACTCAAGTTTAGGGCGTCGGAGGTCGCTGCGAACGCCCCGCAGGAGGCGACCAGACTGTCAAAGACCTCCCGCGCAAGCACGTCTTTCAACTCCGGATgacagctgcagaggagaaggagcagTTTCCGCGCGCGATCGGAAAACACACTCCCGACGCGAAGGAGCAACTCGTGGAGAATGCCTCGAACCGGCGCAGACAGGAAGtggcgcgcgtggagcgccgGAGCTTCCGCgaacagagacagcagccgcgaacCTCCAAGAAATACCTGAAACAGTCAGACAGAGGAAGCGTGCGAACGGGCAGGGAAGTGCAGCCACCACAGAAATCACCGGCGACACACCGGACTGCGAAGAAGCACACTGGGGCGGTGACCGCGACACGTGGAAAGCTGCTGCTGGGCTGTCAAACGAAGGCAAGACATCTCCAATGAAGCGCAGTCCGCAGGCCTCATGCGTGGCGAGAGGGGCTGCGCACATTTCAAAAAGCTGCAAATCGCAGCTACCGCCCTTTTGCAAACAGCGAGAGCGGCAGTAGGACAGCGCCTCAGATCAGGAGACGAGGTGTATGCGCCGCGACGTCTCCGAGCGCCGACCCATGCGGGCATGAAGCAGAACGAACGCAGCCCGAATCTAAACCGAAaggcgcagcctgcgcggtGTCCCTCAGGGGCAGATACCTTCGATGTGCGCCTCGCGAGCGGTGCCCACGCGAGAGCCGAGAACTGACCTTGAGTGTTTTATCCGCAAAGGCTCGCCGTATCAAGGGGCacagagcgaagaagagctcgCCGGTGACCATGTCTGAAGGCGCATTCCACACACCGCCGCCTTGCACAGAACGTCGTCTCTCGTTCTGTGCTCGCGCTCTGTTTGTTCATTTTCCTGCGGACATCCCAACCTCTGCTCGCCTCGTTTggcagcgtctccgcctgcgtcaTGCTGCTTCTTGAGCAACATATTTGGCCGCGTCTGCCCCGTTTTGCTCCCGTCGAGCCCAGTGTCTGTGCTGAGAAGATTTTGATGGTGGACGGCATTCACGCACAACCAAGGGTCTGCTGCGGTAAGAGTCTAAGCAAGACATTctcggcgaagccgcgaatCCCTTATAGCCCAGGGATTTTTCTAGCACGCAGCCACCACAGCTGCAGCCCAGAGTTCCCGATTTCTATATTTCCGCGGGGCGAACCCGTCTCgcccgaagacgcgcgagcggcgtctTACACTTCGCACCTGCCGTCTGATGCTTCGTCTAGGATGTTGCAATATTATCTGCACTGCTTACTTGGGCGATCTTTGATCTCCCGCACAACGGTTTCCTGCGCGGCACACCGCGTTTGAATGTCCGCCGCGAACAGCGCCAGCACGACGTCTCGCGAGAAGAACGGGAAAAGCAGCGATGCGTCGGCTTCATCTTCTGGCTGTAGGGTCGTCTCCAGCGCGGAGGCCTACACAGGGTGAATACCATAGAGGGGAGACATCCGTCGCTTCGCCTCATCATCTGGCGAGGATCCCGACGCCTCGTGAAGCGGTGTCCCTCTGGACGCCGGCACAAGCCCGGGTTCAGTCTGTGTCTGTACCGAGACGCCGGCAGTCCGTCTCTTCAGACAGAGTCACGCGAGCTGGCGCTGGTGAGCCCAACAGAAAAACGATCCGAGTATCTCTGGGACATACTCACAAGGCCGCCGCAAAGCCAAAGAATGCGAGCGCACGCGAGCGTCTTGCCCTGCGCGCGTGTTGACAACGTGCAAACAACGTTGCGACATGCGAAGGAAGGCAGTCGCTGGCGAGGAAGCTGCCACGAGTTCGGagacgagccgcggcgccacgtACCTCgccgggcgggggggggctcTCTTCCCTGCCAGTAGTCGCCAGCAGCATCAAGAGTCTCTGTCGATCGGATCGCATCGGGCAAATTGGCATGTCGTCGAGCGAGACAGGCGGGGGTGGAGTCTCCCGCGAATCTTCGCCCtcccgctcgcgctctgcgtgcgcctctctctccgccgagtcggcagagacggcgagggcacAGTCCCTCCGACGGTCGCGGCTGTTGCCTCGGCCTGGCGAGCGGAGCGGAGACGATCGGTCGTCCAGCAGACGCCGGGGGTCGCACGGGCAGCGTGGCGCGACCGCCTCATCAAGCGGGCTGTCCGCGCATGACGGAAGAGCGTGCGCCGACGCAGGAAGCTGAAGAAAAGCGGAACGGGGGCGCACGCAGCCGAGCCAGGCTAGTCCTGGTTCGTCCAGCCAGCGTTCAGGCTCTCGGCCCGCCCCCTCCGTGTCGCTGAAGCCCACTGCTAAGCACCACACCCTGCTGCGCTACTCCGTCGTGTCCAGTGCAGCAGCCTTGGGCTAATGCGCCTGCCGCTTGGGTGGTGAAGCATCCCAACGCGAACTGCCTCAGATTCGGCAAATCTACAGAGTGGCCCCGCCCGGGCTgattagggtttagggtttccATGCAGAAGCATGCAGCGATGCGTTGTGCTTGCCAGCGCGCTCCGGTCGCTGAAGCGCATGCCGAGTTCCAACGAGGGACCTTCCCCGCTCTGGAGGAAGTCGGTGGAGGCTCGTCGCAGC from Besnoitia besnoiti strain Bb-Ger1 chromosome XI, whole genome shotgun sequence carries:
- a CDS encoding hypothetical protein (encoded by transcript BESB_020730): MGLLRKSKKKTKQKSGFSSSSSSSPAGSEDGERELSVPRPGDSDAAPEKPPEPQESLPFEPLTLPRVAQQSGDPQLLQQLFIQQNMLQQQILTQQEELKRQWRHQRDAAGNRERGRSGRKKRQGGGKRQNGNGADTAGAEAEARRREEERKAREERLVAQIKELEAQIKEMQETQQKEKRELEEERRRAAGIASEPREERPKADVEEHDQVLTRLQFSVVHCSSFQPPYTPENLTPQASKTNGKGWQSAPHCAYPQEIGLALEGPSQIKFFQLLSHETKIARKIELWVANAPSPSSLRQASPSPPLVAASPPSSSPPAVSALAEGYHRAHFTRLGYLRLSSNVASRHRARELKSVNLPQFFDCLYVKLVLVAPHALPEVNSACQVSLIALNCLGVPAPSRAAPWLQSPRWNAEEARAMDQDLLMRKGLCGPSSSTPAHGRALSSGAGGPPCRLLSAYLREKESLLASAKTKFVAEENFAAAVLVRRALDKLAQAKPHIERLEKQEQQAAEREDFEEARRAKAQLLSWQLCVKKTVAAALCMPEDPLLAAEEREEKLLLKDSSLIEHLAQNLPASAHALPSCADSPLDEAVAPRCPCDPRRLLDDRSSPLRSPGRGNSRDRRRDCALAVSADSAEREAHAEREREGEDSRETPPPPVSLDDMPICPMRSDRQRLLMLLATTGREESPPPPGEASALETTLQPEDEADASLLFPFFSRDVVLALFAADIQTRCAAQETVVREIKDRPNMVTGELFFALCPLIRRAFADKTLKVFLGGSRLLSLFAEAPALHARHFLSAPVRGILHELLLRVGSVFSDRARKLLLLLCSCHPELKDVLAREVFDSLVASCGAFAATSDALNLSAAGGARRGAGADAAGDIEAADSEKRRAIEAKGRRGRGGRGAAIARADARQQQRPGAKAPQGSGHAIPMQQKSTVQLLQLLVSLLAAFCLVEPLAPGGLPLAPLLGLLRELFQSPSGDIRASAVQITALLILQLPHAWSQAKIKQFMDTLRPKQRDMIAAEVDRLEHSELPPPALPGAAHPPAASGASDKRSPTNAKTDARESPTTKKKRHKEPAEQASGKETPQSAAEQKSTAEGLEDEEATKGDVRPPLVACRCARPEPRSAPQGVCEFCLEHGPLLASQSGKDTHFLNQCPMLTSCPHCRSIVEVSFLSDHFLSECPKTSSYVRCSACQTILLKAQLAGHKQLGCRGQIAHTEAPRRRALLPALFVLFCVCSRGVAHGLKADSCRMLAHRE